Proteins encoded in a region of the Osmerus mordax isolate fOsmMor3 chromosome 17, fOsmMor3.pri, whole genome shotgun sequence genome:
- the mcat gene encoding malonyl-CoA-acyl carrier protein transacylase, mitochondrial, producing MSLGSRQLSGSFPRMCRRLIHFTQRDRNSGSQPPSESQISSPDKEFLIEKMREKKKPYNCSVLLFPGQGSQFVGMGRGLLKYGTVKDMFAVAHKILGYDLLSMCLNGPAEELMKTVHCQPAIFVTSLAAVEKLNHENPRAIETCVAAAGFSVGEFAALVFSGAMDFAEALYAVKVRAEAMQKASELIPSGMLSVIGRPQAKYNYACLQAREHCLSLGIQHPVCSVANYLFPDGRVIAGHREALDFLQQNSRQLNFLRARPLPVSGAFHTQLMELATEPLRDVLQQVEVRPPEISVYSNVDGKRYMHEGHVRKQLVKQLVSPVKWEQTLHEVYERTQGQSFPHTYEVGPGKQLGATLQKCNMKAYKSYTHVDVITHED from the exons ATGAGTTTGGGCTCAAGACAACTGTCTGGATCTTTCCCAAGAATGTGTAGAAGACTGATACATTTCACACAGCGTGACCGAAACAGTGGGTCCCAACCACCGAGTGAGTCCCAAATTTCTTCGCCAGACAAGGAGTTTCTAATTgaaaaaatgagagagaaaaaaaaaccttacAACTGTTCGGTGCTACTCTTCCCCGGACAGGGAAGTCAGTTCGTGGGTATGGGTCGCGGGCTTTTGAAGTACGGTACCGTAAAGGACATGTTCGCAGTTGCACATAAAATTTTGGGTTACGATTTGCTCTCCATGTGCCTTAACGGACCAGCGGAGGAACTGATGAAAACAGTACACTGTCAGCCCGCAATTTTTGTCACGTCACTGGCAGCCGTGGAGAAACTAAACCACGAAAACCCCCGT GCTATCGAGACGTGCGTGGCAGCTGCAGGCTTCAGTGTGGGAGAGTTTGCGGCCTTGGTATTCTCTGGTGCCATGGATTTTGCTGAAG ccttgTATGCGGTGAAAGTGAGAGCTGAGGCCATGCAGAAGGCCTCTGAACTGATCCCTAGCGGTATGCTATCAGTAATTGGTCGGCCACAGGCGAAGTACAACtatgcctgcctgcaggccagagaacactgcctcagtctgggcatccaacatcctgtctgCAGTGTGGCCAACTACTTGTTCCCAGATGGCAGAGTCATCGCTGGGCACCGTGAG GCGCTTGACTTCCTGCAGCAAAACTCCCGGCAGCTTAACTTCCTGCGGGCACGGCCCCTTCCTGTGAGCGGGGCCTTCCATACGCAGCTGATGGAGCTGGCCACCGAGCCCCTCAGAGATGTCCTACAACAGGTGGAG GTGCGGCCACCGGAGATCAGCGTGTACTCCAACGTGGACGGCAAGCGCTACATGCACGAGGGCCACGTGCGCAAGCAACTGGTCAAGCAGCTGGTGTCACCAGTAAAATGGGAGCAGACTCTCCACGAGGTGTACGAGAGGACTCAGGGTCAGAGTTTCCCCCACACATACGAGGTGGGACCTGGGAAACAGCTTGGGGCCACGCTGCAGAAGTGCAACATGAAGGCCTACAAGAGCTACACACACGTGGATGTGATTACTCACGAggactga
- the bik gene encoding bcl-2-interacting killer, translating to MVEQTRQRSSVISLQAGPSEVDNSSLFDANLREIRAISQQLAEIGDQLNREWAERSNPAQWPPALRMARPAQALTRDIYRGIRGPFWGIRSWSAVMKACSIATSTSQDTLSAEAWAAWVSSIQHVNCTGWSTRVLVAVALVATATICTAFWEKWKG from the exons ATGGTGGAACAAACAAGACAGAGAAGCAGTGTCATATCCCTCCAGGCAGGACCTAGCGAGGTTGACAACAGCTCCCTGTTTGATGCAAATCTTAG AGAGATCCGGGCAATCAGTCAGCAGCTGGCAGAGATAGGAGACCAGCTGAACCGAGAATGGGCAGAGAGATCCAACCCAGCCCAGTGGCCCCCAGCTCTCCGCATGGCAAGACCTGCCCAAGCCCTGACCAGGGACAtctacag GGGAATTAGAGGACCATTCTGGGGCATAAGGAGTTGGTCTGCTGTGATGAAAGCTTGCAGCATAGCCACTTCGACCAGTCAGGACACCCTGAGTGCTGAGGCGTGGGCAGCCTGG GTATCCAGTATTCAACATGTTAACTGCACTGGCTGGTCCACAAGGGTTCTGGTGGCTGTAGCCCTGGTGGCCACAGCAACCATTTGCACTGCATTCTGGGAGAAGTGGAAAGGCTAA
- the ttll1 gene encoding probable tubulin polyglutamylase TTLL1, which yields MAGKVKWVTDIEKSVLINNFEKRGWIQVTESEEWNFYWMSIQTIRNVFSVDTGYRLSDDQMVNHFPNHYELTRKDLMIKNIKRYRKELEKEGSPLAEKDENGKHIYLDFVPVTFMLPSDYNLFVEEFRKSPLSTWIMKPCGKAQGKGIFLINKLSQIKKWSRDSRTSTFVAASSGKEAYVISLYIDNPLLIGGKKFDLRLYVLVTTYRPLKCYMYKLGFCRFCTVKYTPSTSELDNMFVHLTNVAIQKHGDDYNHVHGGKWTVSNLRLYLESTRGKDVTSRLFDQIHWIMVQSLKAVAPVMNNDKHCFECYGYDIIIDDKLKPWLIEVNASPSLTSSTANDRILKYNLINDTLNIVTPNGDIPDCRWNRSPPREALGNYQVLYDEEQAMSENAERDLRSRSGQSLGSKGTKGGAGLRPTAATWK from the exons ATGGCTGGTAAGGTAAAATGGGTGACTGACATTGAGAAATCTGTGCTCATCAACAACTttgagaagagaggatggataCAGGTCACAGAAAGCGAGGAGTGGAACTTTTACTG GATGAGCATCCAGACCATACGGAACGTGTTCAGCGTGGACACTGGTTACCGCCTGTCGGATGACCAGATGGTCAACCACTTCCCCAACCACTATGAACTGACCAGGAAGGACCTGATGATCAAGAACATCAAACGTTATAGGAAGGAGCTGGAGAAAGAGGGCAGTCCTCTGGCTGAGAAGGACGAGAATGGGAAACACATCTATTTAG ATTTTGTGCCTGTGACGTTCATGCTCCCGTCCGATTACAATCTGTTTGTGGAGGAGTTCCGGAAGAGTCCGTTGAGCACGTGGATCATGAAGCCTTGTGGGAAGGCCCAGGGGAAGGGCATCTTCCTCATCAACAAGCTGTCACAGATCAAGAAGTGGTCCAGAGACAGCCGCACTTCCAC GTTTGTGGCGGCCTCTAGTGGCAAGGAGGCCTATGTCATCTCCTTGTACATCGACAACCCACTATTGATTGGAGGCAAGAAGTTTGACCTGCGTCTCTACGTACTGGTGACCACCTACCGGCCCCTCAAGTGTTACAT GTACAAACTGGGCTTTTGTCGGTTCTGCACCGTCAAGTACACCCCCAGCACCAGCGAACTGGACAACATGTTTGTGCACCTGACCAACGTGGCCATCCAGAAACACGGG GATGACTATAACCATGTTCATGGCGGTAAATGGACAGTGAGTAATCTACGATTGTACCTGGAGAGCACCAGAGGGAAGGACGTCACCAGCCGACTGTTCGACCAGATCCACTGGATCATGGTTCAGTCCCTAAAGGCAGTCGCT ccTGTGATgaacaatgacaaacattgcTTTGAGTGTTATGGGTATGACATCATCATTGACGATAAGCTCAAGCCTTGGCTGATTGAG gtaaATGCCTCCCCGTCACTGACCTCTAGCACAGCCAACGACCGTATCCTGAAGTACAACCTCATTAATGACACACTCAACATTGTCACTCCTAACGGGGACATTCCTGACTGCCGCTGGAACCGCAGCCCACCTCGAGAGGCCCTGGGCAACTATCAAGTCCT GTATGATGAGGAGCAGGCGATGAGCGAGAACGCGGAGCGGGACCTGCGGAGTCGCTCCGGTCAATCCCTGGGGTCCAAGGGCACAAAGGGCGGCGCCGGTCTAAGACCCACAGCCGCCACCTGGAAGTGA